The Pangasianodon hypophthalmus isolate fPanHyp1 chromosome 14, fPanHyp1.pri, whole genome shotgun sequence nucleotide sequence tggtagatttaaaaaaataacccaGAAAGGCTGACTACAAATGCGTTCATAATCACCTCAGTTCCCCAACTTTAAACAATCGCTCTTTTCTCCCAGTCCTGACTGaattgtgtgtattattgtatGCATTTGTACagttccctctgaaagtatCGGAAGAGCAAGGACAATTCTAttgttttgctatacactgaagacatttgggtttgagatcaaaagattgAAGACTCAAGAGTTTACTGTCATACATACAGGAAGCAGGCTGTTACACAGtataatgaaattcttactCTGCGAATCCTCCCAGCAACCTCTGACTTAATTTAAACAGGACATAAGGAAATCTCAAAAACATAAATTACAAATAGTGCATACACAATGTTCTCAGTATGCAGGGGTTAGTATCTGCCAAAAGTGGCCCAagaaaggacaaccggtgaaccagtgacagggtcatgggtgcccaaggctcactgatgcgtgtgtgGAGTGAAGGCTGGTTCAATACCACAGAAGAGCTAcggtagcacaaactgctgaaaaagttcatgctggctcTGACAGAAACGtgccagaacacacagtgcatcgaagcttgctgcatatggggctgcgtagcctcAGACTGGTCAGAGgtcccatgctgacccctgtccaccgccgaaagcgcctacaatggacatgtgagcatcagaactggaccacggagcaatggaagaaggtgcatcactgatgaatcacgttttcttttacatcatgtggaaggccgggtgagtgtgcatcatttacctggggaagagatggcaccagcatgcactatgggaagaaggcaagccggcagaggcagtgtgacgctctgagcaatgttctgctgggaaacactGGGTCCATTCATGTGGTTGTTACTTTGACAAGTACCACCTACCtgaacattgttgcagaccaagtacagcTCTTCATAGTAACGGTATTCCccaatggcagtggcctctttcatcaggataatgtgccctgccacactgcaaaaattgttcaagaatggtttgaggaacatgacaaagagtttaaggtgttgacttggtctccaaattccccagatctcaatacGATCGAGCATcagtgggacgtgctggacaaacaagtctgatccatggaggcctcacctcgcaacttacaggatgTAAAGGATCttctgctaacgtcttggtgccagattccacagaacaccttcagaggtcttgtggagtccaagCGTTGAcagctcagagctgttttgacagcacaagggggacctacacaatattaggcaggtggttttaatgttatggctgatcggtgtatatggAAAAAAGTGTATACGGAAAAAAGTGTATACATGcaatgtaaaaaattttttttaaaaaatgaatgtgacaatggatcagaatttcagatttcatatcctaatatttacatctgtgttaaacaacttagaacatggcaccttttgtttgaacccaatcatgtttaggtgagcaaaaatattggaacatgtgactgacaggtgctTCTTGTTGCCCAGTTGTGCCCTGTTacattgactgtttaaacaattaatagttctgaatgtctactcttgcaCTGAGCACTGTGAAGACtgtgtttgttgttaaaaaaagataaaccaaccTGAAGACCAGAGAGCCGTCTATGGGAGAGAAGCTGTCTAAGGGAAACTCCACCAGAGTCACTGCACAAGCATCGGgcatattcatcttttgctgtcaaaccaaaatgtcttcagtgtacagcaaaaacaaaaaaatagccTTGCTGTTTCAATTCTCTCAGAGGTGCCTGTATGTgtgcattgtgtttgtgtgtgtgtgtgtgtgtgtccaggatAAGACTCTTTACCGTATTCCACGTACTCGCTCACATTCCAGACACTCAAGCGGAGAAACTGGATTTACAGCCCACAGTTTAAAACTCTAACAGGTTCTCTGAGGTTCTGTGACACAGTGACGTTACCAACTTAGTccgaccaacacacacacacacacacactcgtcctcAAGTTCAGCGCTAAATGAATTGAGTCGTGAGGTTGCGCAGTTTCGCCTCAGCTCGCGACATAACGGACAAAAACAAGCTGAATAACATACTCACCGCTTCACACACTGCTGATGAAGAGTCTCCTGGTCCCAACTGAGCcgacaacaacaaacacacaaacacacacaacacacacagttccaCTCTTCTCGCCTGTTTTTCTGTCCTTTAATAAATAGTTTGCGCGACTTCTCTGAACCGCATCATGTGGCTGGCAGTCACCTCCCtcccctccctcctctctctctctctctctctctctctctctgtgtgtgtgtcacactctctctctctctccctctctctgtatcacacgccctctctctctctctctctctctctctctgtgtgtgtgtatcactctctctctcgctctctctctctctctctgtgtgtcacactctctctctctctctctctctgtgtgtgtgtgtgtgtcacactctctctctctctctccctctctctgtatcacacaccctctctctctctctctctctgtgtcacactctctctctccctctctctgtatcacacactctctctctctctctctctctctctctctctgtgtgtgtcacactctctctctctccctctctctgtatcacaccctctctctctctctctctctctctctctctctctgtgtgtgtgtcacactctctctctctccctctctctgtatcacacaccctctctctctctctctctctctctgtgtgtgtgtcacactctctctctctctctccctctctctgtatcacactctctctctctctctctctctctctctctctgtgtgtgtcacactctctctctctctctctctccctctctctgtatcacacaccctctctctctctcttcctctctctctctctctgtctctctctcatctttgcATTGCAGTTTGGATGAAAAggtttaaataatgttataattGAGTTTTTAAACCAAATTATTATTGTGGTTTAATTACgacatgtttgtgtatttatggatctttttaatttaatgcaaccaactatttatttattcatttatttatttaagtaggTATTTAAACCTGCTATTTACTTGATGTAAAAATGGTGGACACATCACGAGTGGTTAAAATAAAAGACtgtaaaaagtcaaaaaaagtctctccctctctctgtatcacactctctctctctctctctctctctcttcctctctctcagacacTTTCTCCTTTCTATTTCTAATTACAGTGTTTTCTGTCGCTCGCTGTGGTCTCAGTCGTCCtctgctatgtgtgtgtgtcagcagctaaacacacatCCCAGGACcaaaaaaatggggaaaaaagaaaaacttccgCAGTAGCCCGGGTCACGTGACCGCTCCCGTCCAAAACAGAGCCAGCTTTGTTGTTTTCATGCATTTGAATTAGAAAactgcagaaaagaaaaacagctgaTATCTTGCATGTTTAAACTCATCTATACATTCTtggattaaaataaatagataaatgaataaataaattagcgGCCCGGAGGctgctttttctcttcttttcaggggaaaagCCGCCGTTCAGCTCCCTGCAGCTGGGAGAGGAGAGACTGTCCTCACTGAGCGCCAGCTAGCGGGACAAGCAGCTGTTTCTCCGCTTTCTTGTTCTGtttgtgctgtttatttttgttgtgtttaacgtttcattttgttccatttgttctgtttgttttgctaacaaaataaTCACAAGACTTTTGGGCAACGTGACAGAACACCAGAGTGTTGGCTGGAATCATCAATGTGTGAAattagtaaagaaaaataataataataaaaaataataataataatgataatgataatatcaTCTGACACTTAAAACTGCAGTAGTCACCAtgcatataataaataaatattatatttaaaaaatgaaaaataattatgatATACATATCTATTTGaagtaggttttttttgtccactTAAACctacagacaaaaaaatctgacaaaaatcGGTGAAGACTGCTGAGGGTTAAACCACAGAGGGTGTCCTTTTCATTAAAAGGATCAGGTAGAGCCACAGTTACAGTAATAAgctttaaatgtgtatttattaaattggGACTTCTAAGTGTTTATCATCGTTTCTTCAGAAATGCATTTCCACAGGAGCGCCACTAGAGGGAGACAAAAGATCAGTGCATCATTCTACAGTTTCACTCATTATTTACTCTAACTGTATACTAAAGCTGTGAGATTTTTCTGTGGTCAGTGCATCTTACTAAAAGCATGACATGGAAGTGTATTTTTTGAGGTGTTATAAAGCTCACTCTGGCTCTGAACCACACGGCTGTGATTATGTTCACCACTGATTCACTGTCAGATGCTATTAGCCATGTTTCAGGGCCGTGATGGGGCAGAAGGACAGGCAGCCAGTCTGTAAGGCTGGAGGAGGGGCTTTAAGGACCAGGGCTTTCAGGACCTGCGTTGAGTCAGCTAAATTGAACAACAGAACATTAACAGTGTTCATAACAACAACTATTTTTATTTGGACTCTTTCACTGCTCTTCAACAAGTTTTCAATTCTGCACACGTTTGAAGTTTACGAAGacaaaagtcaaagtcaaagatGACCTGAAAACTCTTTCCAAATCCAACCTATTtctagcctttttttaaaaagcttgaaatattcttgttctattggcagatcattgtGCTCTTTTTTAGCATTTGTTTGTAGAAAGAAGTAAAATgatctgccaacagaataagaatttcaagcttgaaatgagtaaatgtttaaaaattggttcaataatcatatatttggtttattgtaatctaatAATGgaaaatactagataaattttgTCTTTATGCAAGATAATTTCACTGCTATGATGACATTTTTGCACTGCAGATAGCATactgaaatggatttttttctttctggctTGAACACATATGATACAGTGAGTAGGATCATTTTTTCTGTGAAGAGCTTGCCTGGTCCCACAACACAATCTAATAAGGAAGTCCCAGCCGCATCTGTACTTCCTGAGAAGGCAGCCAAAATTTTTAGCAACTTCTACAGGGGTGCCATAGAGAGCATTCTCACCAGCAAGGCTTTTCAGCAAGTAGTTAGAACTGCTCATACCATCTCAGGAGCAGCCTACACATCACTGGAGGACATTTACCACACCAGGGTCACCAGGAGAGCCCACAATATCATCATGGGCAGAACCCCAACACAGCCTGTTTACACTCCGACCATCAGATAAATGCTACAGGAGTAAAGTGAAAAACTTCATGGCTAAGGAACAGTTTTTATCTGCAGGCCATCAGACTTTTCAACAAATCTCATCCGCTgccactcacaccagcacataCAACAGCCTCTGTCCAATtccccagacacacacacacacacacacacacaaaaacatactgCTGATACCGAACCTTGCACATTTTTGTACAATGCACTTTTTCACTGTGCCTTCTTGCACATAAGCACAAAACCTTGTATAATTATATGTcttttatatatcttaaaaCTGGCCATTATATGTcttttatatatcttaaaaCCGGCCATTATATGTcttttatatatcttaaaaCTGGCCATTATATGTcttttatatatcttaaaaCCGGCCATTATATGTcttttatatatcttaaaaCTGGCCATTATATGTcttttatatatcttaaaaCTGGCCATTATATGTcttttatatatcttaaaaCCGGCCATTATATGTCTATTATATATCTTAAAACTGGCCATTATATGTcttttatatatcttaaaaCTGGCCATTATATGTcttttatatatcttaaaaCTGGCCATTATATGTcttttatatatcttaaaaCCGGCCATTATATGTcttttatatatcttaaaaCTGCCCATTATATGTCTATTATATATCTTAAAACTGGCCATTATATGTcttttatatatcttaaaaCTGGCCATTATATGTcttttatatatcttaaaaCCGGCCATTATATGTCTATTATATATCTTAAAACCGGCCATTATATGTcttttatatatcttaaaaCTGGCCATTATATGTCTATTATATATCTTAAAACTGGCCATTATATGTcttttatatatcttaaaaCTGGCCATTATATGTcttttatatatcttaaaaCTGGCCATTATATGTcttttatatatcttaaaaCTGGCCATTATCTGTcttttatatatcttaaaaCTGGCCATTATATGTcttttatatatcttaaaaCTGGCCATTATATGTcttttatatatcttaaaaCCGGCCATTATATGTcttttatatatcttaaaaCTGGCCATTATATGTcttttatatatcttaaaaCTGCCCATTATATGTCTATTATATATCTTAAAACTGGCCATTATATGTcttttatatatcttaaaaCCGGCCATTATATGTcttttatatatcttaaaaCCGGCCATTATATGTCTATTATATATCTTAAAACTGGCCATTATATGTcttttatatatcttaaaaCCGGCCATTATATGTCTATTATATATCTTAAAACTGGCCATTATATGTcttttatatatcttaaaaCCGGCCATTATATGTCTATTATATATCTTAAAACTGGCCATTATATGTcttttatatatcttaaaaCCGGCCATTATCTGTcttttatatatcttaaaaCCGGCCATTATCTGTcttttatatatcttaaaaCCGGCCATTATCTGTcttttatatatcttaaaaCTGGCCATTATATGTCAACATTTCTGTCTGGCCTTAGTGCAAGgtttttcctgtgtgtgtgagaacaggtTTACTCAGGATCCAGTTCCAACAAACACTCATGACGTCAGAGCAGACAAAGGTGTATgtgaccatgtgtgtgtgtgtgagagagagagagagagagagagaagaccaGTGAGATGAACGGATCTGGATTCAACAACTGTGGATTCAGTTATTGTgctgcaggaacacacacacacgtttacatcacctgtatgtgtgtgtgtgtgtgtgtgtgtgtgtgagcacctGCTGGATTTCACATGAAGCATTACCATGATGGTGctctgtacaacacacacacacatattcatcttATGCTAAATTGGTCCTTCCTGTGCTGCTCATGCAGAGGCCAGGGGGTTGCCATGACAACTAGCTACATTAAAGACATGGAGTAGTGATGTCACACAGAGacctcaagtgtgtgtgtatttcagcagTGTTCATTCCTTTGAGGTTCCTTGAacatatacagtcatgtgaaaaaattaggacaccccatgaaagcctgtttttttttaacatagttaaacATATGGACATTTGATCTTCATCTTCACAATATTGGGAGATTCaagtaatataactaaacaaagaaaagtctttttaaacTGATCTgtaaaatgcaatttaaaaaaaaaatccaatttcttgtgaggaaaaagtaaggacacccccacatttatttgtacttaaaatggctaaaatgacctacaggtgtatcacatcaggtgcaaattattagaacatGGTTACAGAGCTTTTTGAAGGAGGcttgccttatttaaacctcagacattttgtttggtttgctcttaattgttgaagtgagaggtattaccatggtgagatccaaagagctctctgaggcCTTCAGAAAGATTGTTGATTCTTACGAATCTggtaagggatataaaaagatctcaaaagaatttgtaatcagccattccactatctggaaaatcatttacaagtggagaacatgtaaaacaacTGCCAACATGGCCAGGTCAGCCGTCCAATCAAATTCACCCCAAGAGAAGAGCGCAAGATGCTTAAAGAAGTCtccaaaaaccctaaaatatcatcacgggacctacagcaagctcttgctacagttgatgtcaaagtgcatgaatctacaatcagaaagagactgcacaactttaattatcatgggaggtgtgcaaggaggaaacctttgctgtctaagaaaaacatgagggcaagtttgccaaagaacacatagacaaaggccaagacttctggaataatgtgctttggacagatgagtgtaaaattgaattatttggacaccataacagagggcatgtttggcttaaaccaaatacagcatttcagcaaaagaacctcataccaactgtgaaacatggaggtggaagtgttacggtttggggctgctttgctgcaGCGGGACCTGGCCAGCTCACCATCACAGAATCcactatgaattctacattgtatcagaaggtgcttgaggaacatgtgagaccatctgtcaaaaaattgaagctgaagcggaactggaccttgcaacatgacaataacccaaaacataccagtaaatccaccaaggactggctgaaaagtaaaaaatggagaGTTCTGGAACGACCAAGTCAAaacccagatctaaatcctactgAGATCCTGTGGGGTGATTTGAAACAGACTGTACATGCaagaaacccctcaaacatcacacagctgaaagaattctgcattgaggAGTGGGGGAAACTTTCTTCCAGTCGATGTCAGAAACTGGTAGATGGCTACAAGAAATGTCTTATTGAGGTGATTTCAGCCAAAGGGGGAAACACTAGCTATTAGGGCATAGAGTGTCctaactttttcctcagttgaaatactcatttttgttgatttcttttgtttaataagtgaaaacaaagtgatttttattgtttacatgcaattacatcactttcatctacaggtacaaattaaaacaagatcagaaatgGACATGTTGACctttcttaataaagaactgaatatttaatggggtgtcctaattttttttcacatgactgtatatgaGTCAAtgttcactcacactcactctcacacacacagactaggCATACTTTTTTGTACTTCTACAACAGTTTGAGCAATTcttgcaataaaataaacacacacacacttcaatacTTAgttgaaataaatacacataaacgTCAGGCTGCCAAAAATGCCTGGACAGAAatccaatttatttatttgtcacattAGTGGCACCTTAACAGAAgagaagctctgtgtgtgtgtgtgtgtgtgtgtgtgtgtgtgtgtgtgtgtgtgtgtgtgtgtgtgtgtgtgtgtgtgttcacagtgccctctgtgtgtgtggagcatcACTACATGGTGTAACAGGGGAAGAAACCTCATCCAACAATCATGAatcatgggaaatggagtcaaAGAAGTTGGCAGTGGTCACAATAAgaagagagagtttgtgtgtgtgtgtgtgtgagagagagagagagagagagagagaaacagattgaAATGATTTGCATTTCTGCATTGTTATTTAGACCGCaagaataaacttttttttaatgaatcattAAGAAGCAAAGATAAGGTTTCCATTTGGACAATGTTTCCTGTCACCTGATTGGTTAAACGCAATGAGAGTGACAAACTTATTTGCATAAAGACATTTTATCTGCATTAAACCTTGTCCTACTGTAACACTCACACTGTGGATCTGACAGAGCTTGctaagtgtgtgcgtgtgatgtTGATAGTTGATgtccctatatatatatatatatatatgtatgtacacacacacacacacacacactttgaccCAGTCAGGCCCCTTAGTGTACTCTACATGTGTCCTTGAcgctacatgtgtgtgtgtgtgtgtgtgtgtgtgtgtgtgtgtgtgtgtgtgtgtgtgtgtctcagtcatCATCACTGTGTTCAGCACGTTCGTCCTTGCTCTCACTCAGTGTGCTCTCGTCGATGTTCTCGAGTGAGTCGGCATGTTGCAGAGAGAGCTCAGAGAGAGCCATGCTGCTCAGACGACTCTGCTCCGGGTAAAGCCATGGCTTAAAACCTGGACTGTGCCTCTGCTTCCACTCACCGTACTTCACACACGCACGAGCAATGCGCTTCATTGCCTGCGAGAGGGGAGAGGGGAGAGGCAGgagagagaagagtaaaaaccAAGAGAATATCTTTattaacactgacattaacacacacatacacacccactcacacataCAAGTCAGTCAACACTACTCACTTTAGGAGCCAGAAGCTGGGAAGACTTATTCACCACCCACTTAGGGAGAGAACCTGGGGGGGGGGGAGCGAgcaatacaaatgtacaattatttgtcatgtcaataaagcacatgaaaactaaagaaactagagacacagagagatagacagagagatataaaGGACTTGTTCATAAATAtctattcatttttaacaacattttaattaattatctaCTGTAATGAGTGATTGACATGTATCATGTTTGGTGTCATTTTAATAGCAAAGGTTTGTAGTTCATCTTTAAAGAACTCTTTGTTCAGGCCCCACCCCTCAGCTCTCTGAAGCCATCCACATGGCCCCACCCCCTCAGCTCTCTGAAGCCATCCACATGGCCCCACCCCCTCAGCTCTCTGAAGCCATCCACATGGCCCCACATGGCTTTGTGTTGTCACTGTGTTTACATGAAACTAGTGATTTCTGCATCATAGTCTCTCTTGACTCGTAAATGTAATGctatatacacaaaatatgtgtgtatgtgtgtgtgttacctttagGGTCAACCTGTGCAAGGTAAGTTAAGGTACAGCTGGAAGGACCATTGCTCTGGATGAGGTAACCTGTCTGGATGGAGACGGCCCGCACCATGTCCTTCTTCGGGGGATATTTCTGGTAAACACACATGTGCGcgcacaaacacccacacacacccacacacccacactagCTAGTTAACCCTCAGTAAAGAGATGAAACACAGACTAGTGTTATAGCACTGAGAATAAATAGACATGATGGCATgaaggtgaactttgacctcaTGTGTCACTCACCGGGTGTTTGACAGAGTAGTTCATGATGATGTAATCGTTTCCCATAGGCAGCCAGGAGCGCAGAGTGATCACATCACGATTCTTCAGGGGTTTAGGACACTTCCCTTAAACAACCATAaacaaataatcaacttcaacaACTTGGGAGCTGATGAGGAATTATTCTGAACGTCTCATGTGTGaagtgaaggtttttttttgttttgttttttttacaggaatAGTAGCCGACGTCCGCGTTCACCGTCAGTTTGCCAATGTCAAAGGTCTCAATCACATTCGAGTCCCATTTACGCCGATAATCAATGTCATGGAGCACATCATACATGGTTTCTGCAGAAACGTCTTTACACACCATCCGacactggagagagagagagagagagagagagagagactatattACTCACAATGCACAAGGACCATGTTTCTGGAAGTGGGAAAAGCTCAAGAAGTAAAGACGTGAAAATGGGTGAGTGAACATGGTTAATAATTAAGAAGAAAAGATGTTAATAATTATAGAGCTGAGCTCAAGAAGCAAAATTTCTTCAGCATTAGTGAGGAAACAGATTAAGAATGAAATAAGAGCAAACTTATTTTCCTTCTGCAACCCTCTACTCCCATCTCTGTCCCTCTTCTCCATCCCTCTTCTCCTTCCCTCTTT carries:
- the stard10 gene encoding START domain-containing protein 10 codes for the protein MSGEAVLIPDDRAFSNFKHECVSDEGWSLTYNKSGITVLIQILEEEKSLHKIKCRMVCKDVSAETMYDVLHDIDYRRKWDSNVIETFDIGKLTVNADVGYYSWKCPKPLKNRDVITLRSWLPMGNDYIIMNYSVKHPKYPPKKDMVRAVSIQTGYLIQSNGPSSCTLTYLAQVDPKGSLPKWVVNKSSQLLAPKAMKRIARACVKYGEWKQRHSPGFKPWLYPEQSRLSSMALSELSLQHADSLENIDESTLSESKDERAEHSDDD